Proteins from a genomic interval of Neoarius graeffei isolate fNeoGra1 chromosome 24, fNeoGra1.pri, whole genome shotgun sequence:
- the eef2l2 gene encoding elongation factor 2 isoform X1, with product MVNFTVDQIREIMDKKSNIRNMSVIAHVDHGKSTLTDSLVCKAGIIASARAGETRFTDTRKDEQERCITIKSTAISLYYELSNNDLAFIKQCKDGSGFLINLIDSPGHVDFSSEVTAALRVTDGALVVVDCVSGVCVQTETVLRQAIAERIKPVLMMNKMDRALLELQLDPDELFQTFQRIVENVNVIISTYGEGEHGPMGNIMVDPVVGTVGFGSGLHGWAFTLKQFAEMYVAKFAAKGDKKKGDISPEERCKKVEEMMKKLWGDKYFDPSCGKFSKTATSAEGKKLPRTFCQLVLDPIFKVFDAIMNFKKEETQKLIEKLNIKLDAEDKEKEGKPLLKAVMRRWLPAGDALLQMITIHLPSPVTAQKYRCELLYEGPGDDESAMGIKNCDPKAPLMMYVSKMVPTSDKGRFYAFGRVFSGVVATGQKVRIMGPNYTPGKKEDLYLKPIQRTILMMGRYVEPIEDVPCGNIVGLVGVDQFLVKTGTITTYEQAHNMRVMKFSVSPVVRVAVEAKNPADLPKLVEGLKRLAKSDPMVQCIIEESGEHIVAGAGELHLEICLKDLEEDHACIPLKKSDPVVSYRETVSDDSDQVCLSKSPNKHNRLFMKARPFPDGLAEDVDKGDVTARQELKQRARYLAEKYEWEVAEARKIWCFGPDGSGPNILVDVTKGVQYLNEIKDSVVAGFQWATKEGALCEENMRAVRFDIHDVTLHADAIHRGGGQIIPTARRVLYASVLTAQPRLMEPIYLVEIQCPEQVVGGIYGVLNRKRGHVFEESQVAGTPIFVVKAYLPVNESFGFTADLRSNTGGQAFPQCVFDHWQILPGDPYDANSRPSQVVAETRKRKGLKEGIPALDNFLDKL from the exons ATG GTGAACTTCACAGTAGACCAGATCCGTGAGATCATGGACAAAAAGTCCAACATTAGGAACATGTCTGTGATCGCCCATGTGGACCACGGCAAATCCACGCTCACTGACTCTCTAGTGTGCAAGGCAGGTATCATCGCCTCTGCACGAGCTGGTGAAACCAGATTCACAGACACGAGGAAGGATGAACAGGAGAGGTGCATCACCATCAAGTCAAC AGCTATCTCTCTGTACTACGAGCTCAGCAACAATGACTTGGCCTTCATCAAGCAGTGCAAGGACGGATCTGGTTTTCTCATAAACCTGATTGACTCTCCAGGTCACGTAGACTTCTCGTCTGAGGTGACGGCAGCTCTGAGAGTTACTGACGGGGCTCTCGTAGTAGTAGACTGTGTATCAG gtgtgtgtgtacagaccGAGACCGTTTTGAGGCAGGCTATTGCAGAACGAATCAAACCAGTCTTAATGATGAACAAGATGGACCGTGCCTTGCTTGAGCTGCAGTTAGATCCAGACGAGCTTTTCCAGACCTTCCAGCGTATAGTAGAGAACGTCAATGTCATCATCTCCACTTATGGTGAAGGAGAGCATGGACCAATGGGAAAcattatg GTGGACCCTGTTGTTGGTACAGTTGGATTTGGTTCAGGCCTCCATGGCTGGGCTTTTACCCTGAAACAGTTTGCTGAGATGTATGTAGCCAAGTTTGCTGCCAAAGGTGACAAGAAAAAAGGAGATATCTCACCTGAAGAGCGTTGTAAAAAGGTGGAGGAAATGATGAAGAAGCTCTGGGGAGACAA GTATTTTGACCCTTCCTGTGGAAAATTCAGCAAAACAGCAACCAGTGCAGAAGGGAAAAAACTCCCACGCACTTTCTGCCAACTTGTCCTGGATCCAATTTTTAAG GTGTTTGATGCCATCATGAACTTTAAGAAGGAGGAGACCCAGAAATTGATTGAAAAATTGAACATTAAGCTTGATGCTGAAGATAAGGAGAAAGAAGGAAAACCACTGCTTAAG GCTGTGATGCGACGCTGGTTGCCTGCAGGTGATGCTTTGCTCCAGATGATTACCATCCATCTCCCTTCACCGGTCACGGCCCAGAAATATCGCTGTGAGCTGCTATATGAAGGCCCAGGAGATGATGAATCAGCCATGG GTATCAAGAACTGTGATCCTAAAGCTCCACTAATGATGTATGTCTCCAAAATGGTACCAACTAGTGACAAGGGCAGATTCTATGCTTTTGGTCGCGTTTTCTCTGGTGTTGTTGCCACTGGGCAGAAGGTGCGCATCATGGGCCCAAACTATACCCCAGGAAAGAAGGAGGACTTATACTTGAAACCCATTCAAAG AACCATCCTGATGATGGGCCGGTATGTTGAGCCCATTGAAGACGTGCCATGTGGGAACATTGTTGGATTGGTTGGAGTTGATCAGTTTTTAGTGAAGACTGGTACCATTACCACCTATGAGCAAGCTCACAACATGCGAGTGATGAAGTTCAGCGTTAGCCCTGTAGTGAGAGTGGCCGTGGAGGCCAAGAACCCAGCTGACCTTCCAAAGTTGGTAGAAGGTCTTAAACGTCTGGCCAAGTCTGACCCTATGGTTCAG TGTATCATTGAAGAGTCTGGTGAGCACATTGTGGCTGGTGCAGGAGAGCTGCATCTAGAAATTTGCTTAAAAGATCTTGAGGAAGATCATGCCTGTATCCCCCTGAAG AAATCGGATCCAGTGGTGTCATATCGTGAAACAGTGAGCGACGATTCTGATCAAGTATGCTTGTCCAAATCTCCTAACAAGCACAACCGTCTGTTCATGAAGGCTCGTCCCTTCCCAGATGGCTTGGCTGAGGATGTTGATAAAGGAGACGTGACAGCTAGGCAAGAACTTAAACAGAGAGCTCGCTACCTGGCTGAAAAGTATGAATGGGAGGTCGCAGAGGCTCGTAAGATATGGTGCTTTGGACCAGATGGTAGTGGACCCAACATTCTTGTGGATGTAACAAAGGGAGTACAGTATCTGAATGAGATTAAGGATAGCGTGGTGGCTGGTTTCCAGTGGGCAACCAAGGAG GGGGCACTTTGCGAGGAGAACATGAGGGCAGTGCGATTTGACATCCATGATGTCACGCTGCATGCTGATGCAATACACAGAGGAGGCGGCCAGATCATTCCTACAGCCCGCCGAGTCCTATACGCATCTGTTCTGACTGCACAACCACGACTAATGGAGCCCATTTACCTGGTGGAGATTCAG TGTCCTGAACAAGTTGTCGGTGGTATCTACGGCGTCCTGAACAGGAAACGAGGCCACGTCTTTGAGGAGTCTCAAGTGGCAGGAACACCTATATTTGTTGTGAAGGCATATCTTCCTGTAAACGAATCATTTG GTTTCACAGCAGACCTGAGGTCCAACACAGGTGGCCAGGCCTTCCCTCAGTGCGTGTTTGACCACTGGCAAATCCTTCCAGGAGACCCGTATGATGCCAACAGCAGACCCTCACAGGTCGTAGCCGAGACCCGCAAGCGCAAAGGCCTGAAGGAGGGCATCCCAGCTTTAGACAACTTCCTGGACAAACTGTAA
- the eef2l2 gene encoding elongation factor 2 isoform X2, protein MNRRGASPSSQRVCVQTETVLRQAIAERIKPVLMMNKMDRALLELQLDPDELFQTFQRIVENVNVIISTYGEGEHGPMGNIMVDPVVGTVGFGSGLHGWAFTLKQFAEMYVAKFAAKGDKKKGDISPEERCKKVEEMMKKLWGDKYFDPSCGKFSKTATSAEGKKLPRTFCQLVLDPIFKVFDAIMNFKKEETQKLIEKLNIKLDAEDKEKEGKPLLKAVMRRWLPAGDALLQMITIHLPSPVTAQKYRCELLYEGPGDDESAMGIKNCDPKAPLMMYVSKMVPTSDKGRFYAFGRVFSGVVATGQKVRIMGPNYTPGKKEDLYLKPIQRTILMMGRYVEPIEDVPCGNIVGLVGVDQFLVKTGTITTYEQAHNMRVMKFSVSPVVRVAVEAKNPADLPKLVEGLKRLAKSDPMVQCIIEESGEHIVAGAGELHLEICLKDLEEDHACIPLKKSDPVVSYRETVSDDSDQVCLSKSPNKHNRLFMKARPFPDGLAEDVDKGDVTARQELKQRARYLAEKYEWEVAEARKIWCFGPDGSGPNILVDVTKGVQYLNEIKDSVVAGFQWATKEGALCEENMRAVRFDIHDVTLHADAIHRGGGQIIPTARRVLYASVLTAQPRLMEPIYLVEIQCPEQVVGGIYGVLNRKRGHVFEESQVAGTPIFVVKAYLPVNESFGFTADLRSNTGGQAFPQCVFDHWQILPGDPYDANSRPSQVVAETRKRKGLKEGIPALDNFLDKL, encoded by the exons ATGAACAGGAGAGGTGCATCACCATCAAGTCAAC gtgtgtgtgtacagaccGAGACCGTTTTGAGGCAGGCTATTGCAGAACGAATCAAACCAGTCTTAATGATGAACAAGATGGACCGTGCCTTGCTTGAGCTGCAGTTAGATCCAGACGAGCTTTTCCAGACCTTCCAGCGTATAGTAGAGAACGTCAATGTCATCATCTCCACTTATGGTGAAGGAGAGCATGGACCAATGGGAAAcattatg GTGGACCCTGTTGTTGGTACAGTTGGATTTGGTTCAGGCCTCCATGGCTGGGCTTTTACCCTGAAACAGTTTGCTGAGATGTATGTAGCCAAGTTTGCTGCCAAAGGTGACAAGAAAAAAGGAGATATCTCACCTGAAGAGCGTTGTAAAAAGGTGGAGGAAATGATGAAGAAGCTCTGGGGAGACAA GTATTTTGACCCTTCCTGTGGAAAATTCAGCAAAACAGCAACCAGTGCAGAAGGGAAAAAACTCCCACGCACTTTCTGCCAACTTGTCCTGGATCCAATTTTTAAG GTGTTTGATGCCATCATGAACTTTAAGAAGGAGGAGACCCAGAAATTGATTGAAAAATTGAACATTAAGCTTGATGCTGAAGATAAGGAGAAAGAAGGAAAACCACTGCTTAAG GCTGTGATGCGACGCTGGTTGCCTGCAGGTGATGCTTTGCTCCAGATGATTACCATCCATCTCCCTTCACCGGTCACGGCCCAGAAATATCGCTGTGAGCTGCTATATGAAGGCCCAGGAGATGATGAATCAGCCATGG GTATCAAGAACTGTGATCCTAAAGCTCCACTAATGATGTATGTCTCCAAAATGGTACCAACTAGTGACAAGGGCAGATTCTATGCTTTTGGTCGCGTTTTCTCTGGTGTTGTTGCCACTGGGCAGAAGGTGCGCATCATGGGCCCAAACTATACCCCAGGAAAGAAGGAGGACTTATACTTGAAACCCATTCAAAG AACCATCCTGATGATGGGCCGGTATGTTGAGCCCATTGAAGACGTGCCATGTGGGAACATTGTTGGATTGGTTGGAGTTGATCAGTTTTTAGTGAAGACTGGTACCATTACCACCTATGAGCAAGCTCACAACATGCGAGTGATGAAGTTCAGCGTTAGCCCTGTAGTGAGAGTGGCCGTGGAGGCCAAGAACCCAGCTGACCTTCCAAAGTTGGTAGAAGGTCTTAAACGTCTGGCCAAGTCTGACCCTATGGTTCAG TGTATCATTGAAGAGTCTGGTGAGCACATTGTGGCTGGTGCAGGAGAGCTGCATCTAGAAATTTGCTTAAAAGATCTTGAGGAAGATCATGCCTGTATCCCCCTGAAG AAATCGGATCCAGTGGTGTCATATCGTGAAACAGTGAGCGACGATTCTGATCAAGTATGCTTGTCCAAATCTCCTAACAAGCACAACCGTCTGTTCATGAAGGCTCGTCCCTTCCCAGATGGCTTGGCTGAGGATGTTGATAAAGGAGACGTGACAGCTAGGCAAGAACTTAAACAGAGAGCTCGCTACCTGGCTGAAAAGTATGAATGGGAGGTCGCAGAGGCTCGTAAGATATGGTGCTTTGGACCAGATGGTAGTGGACCCAACATTCTTGTGGATGTAACAAAGGGAGTACAGTATCTGAATGAGATTAAGGATAGCGTGGTGGCTGGTTTCCAGTGGGCAACCAAGGAG GGGGCACTTTGCGAGGAGAACATGAGGGCAGTGCGATTTGACATCCATGATGTCACGCTGCATGCTGATGCAATACACAGAGGAGGCGGCCAGATCATTCCTACAGCCCGCCGAGTCCTATACGCATCTGTTCTGACTGCACAACCACGACTAATGGAGCCCATTTACCTGGTGGAGATTCAG TGTCCTGAACAAGTTGTCGGTGGTATCTACGGCGTCCTGAACAGGAAACGAGGCCACGTCTTTGAGGAGTCTCAAGTGGCAGGAACACCTATATTTGTTGTGAAGGCATATCTTCCTGTAAACGAATCATTTG GTTTCACAGCAGACCTGAGGTCCAACACAGGTGGCCAGGCCTTCCCTCAGTGCGTGTTTGACCACTGGCAAATCCTTCCAGGAGACCCGTATGATGCCAACAGCAGACCCTCACAGGTCGTAGCCGAGACCCGCAAGCGCAAAGGCCTGAAGGAGGGCATCCCAGCTTTAGACAACTTCCTGGACAAACTGTAA